In Cutaneotrichosporon cavernicola HIS019 DNA, chromosome: 1, one DNA window encodes the following:
- the CDC43 gene encoding uncharacterized protein (Prenyltransferase and squalene oxidase repeat), which translates to MSQSTFKRNAHIAYFKRCLTVLPQAAEEHDVNRVTIAFFSLAGLELLGALDHTTRTGWINWLWELQAADGGFRGSPLPGPGHLPSTYTALCSLALLRAPLDRLDRPGLMKFLRACQEEDGSFAPSPGMPGAFQNDTRMSYCAAVTRAVALKGEAEDGRIKDIDVGAARAFLGRCRTWEGGYASRPGVVEAQGGTTYCAAAGLSLLGGVEDDGETTRWIVQRQLGGFQGRPGKLEDVCYSFWCCGALATFDREALVNAPANTSFILDAQSPIGGFGKAPSDFPDPFHSYLALAALALTPAREELGLKAIDAVWNLPADARDYLLA; encoded by the exons ATGTCACAGAGCACATTCAAGCGCAACGCACACATAGCGTACTTTAAGCGCTGCCTCACCGTGCTCCCCCAAGCAGCAGAGGAACACGATGTGAACCG CGTGACCATCGcgttcttctccttggccggcctcgagctgctcggcgccctcgaccaCACAACGCGCACCGGCTGGATCAATTGGCTCTGGGAATTGCAAGCGG CGGATGGAGGCTTCCGCGGCTCGCCCCTCCCCGGGCCGGGCCACCTGCCTTCGACATACACTGCGCTCTGTTCACTGGCTCTCCTCCGTGCACCGCTGGATCGACTCGACCGCCCCGGTCTGATGAAGTTTCTGCGCGCGtgccaagaagaagacgggAGCTTTGCGCCGTCCCCGGGGATGCCGGGTGCGTTCCAGAACGACACGCGGATGAGCTACTGCGCGGCGGTGACGCGGGCTGTTGCGCTCAAGGGAGAGGCGGAGGATGGGAGGATAAAAGATATAGACGTGGGTGCGGCGCGGGCATTTCTGGGCCGGTGTAGA ACATGGGAGGGCGGTTATGCGTCGCGCCCCGGCGTGGTCGAAGCCCAGGGGGGAACGACGTACTGTGCCGCCGCGGGGCTGTCGCTACTTGGCGGAGTCGAAGATGACGGCGagacgacgcgctggatCGTGCAgcgccagctcggcggGTTCCAAGGACGTCCAggcaagctcgaggacgtgtGCTATTCCTTCTGGTGTTGCGGCGCGCTTGCA ACCTTCGACCGCGAGGCGTTGGTCAACGCGCCTGCTAACACCTCGttcatcctcgacgcgcagtCCCCCATCGGAGGCTTTGGCAAGGCGCCGTCCGACTTCCCTGATCCATTCCACAGTtacctcgccctcgcagCCTTGGCCCTAACGCCAGCTCGCGAGGAACTTGGGCTAAAGGCCATCGACGCCGTGTGGAACCTTCCtgccgacgcgcgcgactACCTCCTGGCCTAG
- the SHP1 gene encoding uncharacterized protein (Domain present in Saccharomyces cerevisiae Shp1, Drosophila melanogaster eyes closed gene (eyc), and vertebrate p47) gives MPGLNPKQEDIDQFVAITQASESEAARFLGDGVTLQGAIEDYFAAQAAGDQPGEDADEDMLDAALAASTEPAGGARTLSGAPAEELPESWRRRGANIAGVHGDDTRRDGSELYTGGERSGLAVQNPGEENRDAGVVNDILQQARHGGREEDPVPQARNPWAGVGAGNTLGSEDTPSVQAGSSGHRMPGAFGGNEEDEDEEDGEPVERRLIFWRDGFSIEDGPLYRYDDPRNQQHLALIRAGRAPLELFDVRFDQALKIEVDQRTNEDYQEPLKKPAKPFSGGGNRLGAATPEIAGAGTSAAAAAPPPTTKPEIKVDASQPSTTIQLRLGDGSRLVVKVNLDHTVADLRGLVAASRPDGRAFVLQTTFPSRELPDGETVEQAGLKNAVVVQRYV, from the exons ggcGCTATCGAGGACTACTTTGCTGCGCAGGCCGCAGGCGACCAGCcgggcgaggatgcggacgaagacatgctcgacgctgcgctcgctgcGTCGACCGAGCCCGCAGGCGGAGCGCGCACCCTCTCTGGCGCGCCAGCTGAGGAACTTCCCGAGTcgtggcgccgccgcgggGCCAACATTGCCGGCGTGCACGGCGACGATACCCGCCGTGACGGTAGCGAACTATACactggcggcgagcgcagcggGCTAGCTGTGCAGAATCCCGGCGAGGAGAACAGAGACGCGGGCGTCGTGAACGATATCCTGCAGCAGGCGCGCCA cggcggACGTGAGGAGGACCCAGTGCCACAGGCACGTAACCCATGGGCCGGTGTTGGTGCTGGCAACACTCTCGGTTCTGAGGACACACCGAGCGTGCAGGCCGGCAGCTCTGGTCATAGGATGCCTGGCGCGTTTGGCGGAaatgaggaggacgaggacgaggaggacggggaACCTGTTGAGCGCCGGCTCATCTTCTGGCGTGACGGATTCAgcatcgaggacggccCGCTGTACCGCTACGACGACCCGAGAAACCAGCAGCACCTGGCCTTGATCCGCGCCGGACGCGCCCCGCTCGAGCTCTTCGACGTACGCTTTGACCAGGCGCTCAAGATTGAGGTCGACCAGCGCACTAACGAGGACTATCAGGAACCTCTCAAGAAGCCGGCCAAGCCCTTCTCTGGTGGCGGcaaccgcctcggcgcggctACGCCCGAGATCGCTGGAGCCGGTACGTCGGCAGCCGCGGCTGCGCCTCCCCCAACAACCAAGCCCGAGATCAAGGTCGACGCGAGCcagccgtcgacgacgatccAGCTGCGTCTTGGCGACGGCAGCCGCCTGGTCGTGAaggtcaacctcgaccacACTGTGGCCGATCTGCGCGGCCTCGTTGCCGCGTCGCGGCCCGATGGCCGTGCTTTCGTACTTCAGACGACGTTCCCCAGCCGCGAACTGcccgacggcgagacggTCGAGCAGGCCGGCCTCAAGAACGCCGTTGTCGTGCAGCGATATGTCTGA
- a CDS encoding uncharacterized protein (FAD dependent oxidoreductase) codes for MSTTPPTEQRPLLILGAGVIGLTTAVRLLESPSSAGRKVHIIADHHSTDGLDARYASSIAGAHHLSFADDADKRQRRWDMRTFRVLYEEWRKEGEACGLMGLTQTEMWVGSSKHLQIYEEHPDFKVLEARDAPCKVDHMVSFTSLTVTPSLYLTGLEARVRSLGGIIHRAHVGSLHDLATLPFLSLYSILPAAVFVCVGLGASSLLGIADQSVYPTRGQVVRVRAPWIRSGYTRQVGSLAGGEGGQRTYVIPRCTGDVILGGTREERDWDPYPRLETAKDILCRALDICPELEPPHARAPALEAGEKTLEAAWAAEMGEKEEKVKALEEVVVEHLVGFRPSRVGGTRLERAEVRLAGEIVALIHNYGHGGAGWQSSWGCAEDAVAIWEGKNLPKL; via the exons ATGTCCACCACGCCACCAACAGAACAGCGCCCGCTCCTAatcctcggcgccggcgtcatCGGCCTGACCACCGCcgtgcgcctcctcgaatcgccctcctcggccggGCGCAAGGTCCACATCATCGCCGACCATCATTCCACGGACGGGCTTGATGCACGCTACGCCTCCAGTATAGCTGGCGCGCACCACCTGAGTTTCGCAGATGACGCGGATAAGCGCCAGCGGCGGTGGGATATGCGCA CGTTTCGGGTGCTGTATgaggagtggaggaaggagggggaggcgtGTGGGCTGATGGGGCTTACGCAGACTGAGATGTGGGTCGGGTCGAGTAAGCATCTACAGATCTATGAGGAGCATCCGGAC TTCAAAGTCCTCGAGGCCCGCGACGCCCCATGCAAAGTCGACCACATGGTCTCCTTCACCTCCCTCACCGTAACTCCATCCCTCTACCTTACCGGGCTAGAAGCGCGCGTCCGGTCCCTCGGGGGGATAATCCACCGCGCCCACGTCGGGAGCTTGCACGACCTGGCGACGCTCCCCTTCTTATCCCTTTACTCGATCCTACCCGCCGCCGTCTTCGTCTGCGTCGGCCTAGGCGCCAGCTCTCTCTTGGGCATTGCAGACCAAAGCGTCTACCCAACACGGGGGCAGGTTGTGCGCGTGCGTGCTCCCTGGATCCGATCAGGCTATACGCGGCAGGTGGGTTCGCTcgcgggtggcgagggaggACAGCGGACCTACGTGATCCCCCGGTGTACGGGGGACGTGATCCTCGGCGGGACACGCGAGGAACGTGACTGGGACCCGTACCCCCGTCTCGAGACGGCTAAGGACATCTTGTGCCGTGCGCTGGATATCTGTCCCGAATTGGAACCGCCAcatgcgcgcgcgcccgcgctcgaggcgggcgagaaGACCCTTGAGGCTGCTTGGGCTGCTGAGATGGGCGAGAAGGAAGAGAAGGTCAAGgctctcgaggaggtggttgTTGAGCACTTGGTCGGATTTAGGCCGAGCCGCGTGGGCGGGACACGCTTGGAGAGGGCCGAAGTTAGGCTCGCGGGGGAGAtcgtcgccctcatccaCAATTATGGGCATGGTGGAGCGGGGTGGCAGAGCTCGTGGGGCTgtgccgaggacgcggtggCTATCTGGGAGGGAAAGAACTTGCCCAAGCTgtag